One Campylobacter concisus DNA window includes the following coding sequences:
- a CDS encoding c-type heme family protein has protein sequence MRYKFQLIVGAFIFVYLLVSALVLNFYNDLAMKDAKREAHYVLESINSVREYISGVQRPLIEQLKQEGILKEDFFDERLLSSSYISREIYNIQKQKYNLDFDYKLVAIAPLNKAHQPNEFEAGVLHGFKENKFKEFVKIIKDENGSQLFVGLPIKNQSPSCLACHSSANAPQQMLEKYGMEGIEIPDVNETVAMISFKIPIRAIFTYHLQEVIVIMSAITLIFGLFLLLVYKMHRRGEESKKQTEQLMIHQSRLASMGEMIGNISHQWKQPLAQISSALINLELYQERKKLDEAKIYEFIEETSKQINFMSETVDDFKNFFSPNTLRKEFKVLEVINQTIKILNATLKKYQIEVQLDVRENFEVFANFNEIIQILINIINNAKDAFKQSYTKPRVIKISAFLKDDRKNLCVQNNAGAIKNSFLKVIFEPHFSTKESGSGLGLYMSRLIARKNNALIFAKNVDENHVAFTISFENL, from the coding sequence GTGAGATATAAATTTCAGCTAATAGTCGGTGCTTTTATCTTTGTCTATCTGCTAGTTTCGGCGCTTGTTTTAAATTTTTACAACGACCTAGCGATGAAAGACGCCAAAAGAGAGGCGCATTATGTGCTTGAGAGTATAAATTCTGTAAGAGAGTACATCTCAGGTGTGCAACGCCCGCTGATCGAACAGCTAAAGCAAGAGGGCATTTTAAAAGAGGACTTTTTTGACGAGAGACTTCTATCATCTTCATATATAAGCCGTGAAATTTACAATATCCAAAAGCAAAAATACAACCTAGACTTCGACTACAAGCTAGTTGCCATCGCACCGCTAAACAAAGCTCACCAGCCAAATGAATTTGAAGCTGGCGTCTTGCATGGCTTTAAAGAAAATAAATTTAAAGAATTTGTAAAGATAATAAAAGATGAAAATGGCTCACAGCTCTTTGTGGGTCTGCCTATAAAAAACCAAAGTCCAAGCTGTCTAGCCTGTCACAGCAGCGCAAATGCCCCGCAGCAAATGCTAGAAAAATACGGCATGGAGGGCATAGAGATCCCAGACGTGAACGAAACGGTCGCGATGATCTCTTTTAAGATACCAATCCGCGCCATTTTTACCTATCACTTGCAAGAGGTCATCGTCATAATGAGCGCTATAACGCTTATCTTTGGGTTATTTTTGCTACTTGTTTATAAGATGCATAGGCGTGGCGAGGAGAGCAAAAAGCAGACTGAGCAGCTAATGATTCATCAAAGCCGCCTAGCTTCGATGGGCGAGATGATAGGCAATATCTCGCATCAGTGGAAGCAGCCGCTTGCTCAGATAAGCTCAGCTTTGATAAATTTAGAGCTTTATCAGGAGAGAAAAAAGCTTGATGAGGCGAAAATTTATGAGTTTATAGAAGAGACCAGCAAGCAGATAAATTTCATGTCAGAAACCGTTGATGACTTTAAAAATTTCTTTAGTCCAAATACCTTGAGAAAAGAGTTTAAGGTGCTTGAAGTGATAAATCAAACGATAAAAATTTTAAACGCAACGCTTAAAAAGTATCAGATCGAAGTGCAGCTTGACGTGAGAGAAAATTTTGAGGTATTTGCAAATTTCAATGAGATAATCCAAATTTTAATAAACATCATAAATAACGCCAAAGACGCATTTAAGCAGAGCTACACAAAGCCAAGAGTGATAAAGATAAGCGCCTTTTTAAAAGATGATCGCAAGAATTTATGCGTGCAAAATAACGCAGGAGCGATAAAAAATTCATTTTTAAAGGTTATCTTTGAGCCACACTTTAGCACAAAAGAGAGCGGTAGCGGGCTTGGGCTATATATGAGCCGCCTTATTGCTCGCAAAAACAACGCCCTAATCTTTGCTAAAAATGTGGATGAAAACCACGTTGCATTTACAATTAGTTTCGAAAATTTATAA